Sequence from the Ancalomicrobiaceae bacterium S20 genome:
ACAGGTCGGCCGCCATGCCGGCGCAGTCGCCGACATTGTCGCCGACGTTGTCGGCGATGGTGGCCGGATTGCGCGGATCGTCTTCCGGGATACCGGCCTCGACCTTGCCGACGAGGTCGCCGCCGACGTCGGCGCCCTTGGTGAAGATGCCGCCGCCGAGACGGGCGAAGATCGAGATCAGCGAGGCGCCGAAGCCGAGCGCGACCAGGCCGTCGATGATCTCGCGCGCCTGTTTCGGATCGGCGAAGCTCTTGTGCAGCGGGCCGACGAGCACGCCGTAATAGACCGTGACCCCGAGCAGCGCGAGGCCGGCCACGAGCATGCCGGTCACGGCACCGGCCTTGAAGGCGATGTCCAGACCGCCGGCCAGCGACTGAGTCGCGGCCTGCGCCGTGCGTACGTTGGCGCGGACCGACACATGCATGCCGATGAAGCCCGCGACGCCCGACAGGATCGCACCGATGGCGAAGCCGACCGCGGCGTAAACGTTCAGGAACAGGACGGCGAGGACGAGAATGAGGATGCCGACCACCGCGATGGTGGTGTACTGCCGGCGCAGATAGGCCTGCGCGCCCTCGCGGATCGCGCCCGCGATTTCCTGCATGCGCGCGGACCCGGCGTCCGCGGCCATGACGGTCTGGATGGCCCAGACGCCATAGACGACGGACAGAAGTCCGCACAATACGACGACGATGATGGACATGACGCCTCCCAGTTGACCCCTCGTCGGGCGCTCGCACACATGCGCGGGCGGCCACTGTCGTGGTCGGGCCTTCGTTTGGTGGACCGGGGAACCGACCCGTCCATTCCCCGGCTCTGCTAGGCGGGGTCCAGCCTATCGGCCATGGGGGCGTCGTCAAGGCGGGGAGACAACCGATCCGGTAAAAAACGCAAGCACCTGCGCGGCGCCTCGCGGCAGGGCCGGATCGATTCAGAAATGCGCGAAGCCCGAGGTGCCGAGCACGAGCGCCGTGCCGTCGGGCGCAAGGAAGCTCGGCGGCGTGTCGGCGGCCCCGACCGTGCCGACCGGCGTCACCGCGACGCCGGCGGCGCGCGCCTCGGCTTCGAAGCCGGCCACCGCCGACGGGGGTATCGCGGCGAGGATCTCGTAGTCGTCGCCGCCGCCGACGATGCGGCCGATCAGCTCCGCATCGGCTCCGAGCGCCCGGCGCGCCGCGGTCGAAAGCGGCAGCCGCGCCGTCTCGACCGTCGCGGTGACCTTCGACACCCGCGTCATGCGCGTCAGATCGAGGCCGAGCCCGTCGGAAATATCCATCGAGGCGGAGGCATGCCGGCGCACCGCTTCGGCCAGAGGCAGACGCGGTTCCGGCAGCAGATAGCGGCGGGCGAGGTGGTCGCGCTCGTCCGACGACAGGCTCCAGGCGTCCGCCTTGGTGGGATCGAGCCGCAGAGCGAGGCCCAGCGCACTGTCGCCGAGCGTGCCGGAGACATAGAGGACGTCGCCGGGCCGGGCGCCGCCGCGCCGCACGATGGTGTCGCGCGGCAAGCCGCCGAGCACGGTGATCGAGACGACCAGTCCGTCCGGCGAGCGGATCGTATCGCCGCCGAGCAGCGAGACGTCGAAGGCGGCCTGATCCTCGGCGAGCCCACGCGAGAAGGCCGCGAGCTGGTCCTCGCGCCAGTCCGCCGGCAGCGCGATCGACAACAGGTATCCGAGCGGCCGCGCGCCCTTGGCGGCGAGATCGGAGAGGTTCACGCGCAGCGCCTTCTTCGCCACCAGATCCCAGGGATCGTCGGCGAAGAAGTGGATGCCCGCGGCGACCGCATCGGTCTTCAGCACGAGATCGGTGCCGTCCGGCGGGCTCAACGTCGCGCAATCGTCGCCGAGCCGGAACGCGCCGGGATCGGTCGCCAGCGGCCGGAAATAGCGCGCGACGAGCTCGTCTTCATGGGGGCGCGTTGCGGGGGACATGGGCGCAGGCTTCCTTGCGAAACGGCCGTTCGGGCTCAGGGTTCGAAATTCGCTTCGAAGTCTCGCCCGCCGTGAGCGATGGTCAGGATCTCGACGGCCGTGTCGGCAACCCGAAATACGATGGTCGCGCGCCGTTCGAAGCCGACCGTTCGAACACCCGGACCGAGATCCTCGCGACGCGTGCCGCGCTCGGAGGTTTCCGCCAGCGCCCGGCAGGCGCTCTCGAGGCGATCGATGTAGTCGCCGACCACGCGCGGACCGGCGGCATCGGCGACATAGTCGTAGATCGACAGAAGGTCGGCCATCGCCATGGGGCGCAGGCGAACCTCACGCCTTTTCATCGTCGCGGCCGAGGCGTTCGGCGTGGCGGGCCCGAACCTGGGCGAAGGCATCGTCGAGGGTGAGGCTCGGGCGAGGGTCCGCGAGCGAGGCCTCGACGCGCTGCTTCAGCACCGCATCGAGCGCGGCGTCCTCCCGGTCGAGCGCACGCAGCGCGGCACGGATCACTTCGCTGGCCGAGCCGTATTCGCCGGAGGCGACGCGCTCATCGACCCGATGCT
This genomic interval carries:
- a CDS encoding type II toxin-antitoxin system ParD family antitoxin; its protein translation is MRSSKPLTVTLGPLQHRVDERVASGEYGSASEVIRAALRALDREDAALDAVLKQRVEASLADPRPSLTLDDAFAQVRARHAERLGRDDEKA
- the thiL gene encoding thiamine-phosphate kinase, coding for MSPATRPHEDELVARYFRPLATDPGAFRLGDDCATLSPPDGTDLVLKTDAVAAGIHFFADDPWDLVAKKALRVNLSDLAAKGARPLGYLLSIALPADWREDQLAAFSRGLAEDQAAFDVSLLGGDTIRSPDGLVVSITVLGGLPRDTIVRRGGARPGDVLYVSGTLGDSALGLALRLDPTKADAWSLSSDERDHLARRYLLPEPRLPLAEAVRRHASASMDISDGLGLDLTRMTRVSKVTATVETARLPLSTAARRALGADAELIGRIVGGGDDYEILAAIPPSAVAGFEAEARAAGVAVTPVGTVGAADTPPSFLAPDGTALVLGTSGFAHF
- a CDS encoding type II toxin-antitoxin system RelE/ParE family toxin; translated protein: MPSPRFGPATPNASAATMKRREVRLRPMAMADLLSIYDYVADAAGPRVVGDYIDRLESACRALAETSERGTRREDLGPGVRTVGFERRATIVFRVADTAVEILTIAHGGRDFEANFEP